GATTGGGAAGTAAATCTCTGTAGTAGTAAGGCACGCTCTCTGTATACTCAACATAGTTTGGATCAAGTCCAGCTGCAACGGGTATATCTTCCTCAAATTGTGCTTGAGAATAACCTGCAAATATGAAAATAATGCACAAAAAAAACCATATAAAATTAATGAATATATTTGTCCCCATTATTTGCCAGTCTTTAAAAGTTTTTCCTCTATCTCTTCGAGAGTTCTGCCTTTGGTTTCCGGAACGAGCTTCCAGACAAAAATAAATCCGATCACCCCGACAAATGCATAGAGCCAGAAGGTATATGATGGCCCGATAGCTTGAAGTAGTGTTAGGAAAGTAAATGACACAATGAGATTACAGCCCCAGCTCGTCATTGAGGCAATGCTCACGGCCCTACCTCTAATGCTTAGAGGAAATATCTCTGTCATCATGAGCCATGGTATAGGTCCGAATGAAAAAGCAAAACAGGCTATATATATCCAAACTGAAATAACAGTTATTGTGGATTCACTTGTTGAGGAGGCACCTTCAGTAATAAATGCAATGCCTAGAGCTGTAAGAGCTAGGACCATTCCTATTAACCCTGCATACATAAGAGGCTTTCGCCCAATTTTATCTATCAGCCAAATGGCTATGAACGTTGCCAGCACATTTACAATTCCTACGCTAACTGTTGCCCAAATTGCAGCTTGAGACGATTCCATTCCAGCGTCTTTGAATATTATAGGTGCGTAGTAAATAACAGTGTTTATTCCCACAAACTGTTGAATTATAAATAGTCCTACTGCTACCGTTAAGGCAACGCTCACGGGGTATTTGATAAGATCAGCAAAGCTTCCTTTTGATTCAATGGAAATTACATCCTCTATTTCTTTTAATCCTTTTTGGGCTTCATTTGTATCACCGCTGTATATTTTTATCAGGATATCCTGAGCTTCATCTCTTCTGCCCCTTTGAATTAACCACCTCGGGCTGTAGGGAAGCCCGAACATTCCAATCAATAACACAATTGCCGGTATAACACTGCTGCCAAGCATAAGCCGCCAGTTTCCTGAGGCGGTAAAAGCGCTGTCGACAAAATATGCTGCCAAAATTCCTACAGTGATCGCGAGTTGAAATAAGGTGACTAGACTCCCTCTATACTTTGCAGATGAAATCTCAGCAATGTAGAGCGGGGCTGATGCGGAAGCGCCTCCAATTGCAAGACCTACTATTAATCTAGAAATTGCAAGACTATATGATTCAGGAGCTACTGCAGAACCGACCGATCCAACAATATATAAAACAGCTGCAAGTAAAACTGTTCTTTTTCGTCCCAAAGAATCAGCAAGAACGCCGTTTAGAAGCGCTCCTATAACGCCTCCTACTAATACCATTGAGACTACAGTTTCTTTTCCTATTGTTATAAGCTTGAACTCTTTAGCAATAAACTCCAATGCTCCGCTAATGATCCCGGTATCATAGCCTGCTAATAGACCTGCTAATGCAGCTATAATAGAAGCAAATACAACTATAGAGTTCATTTTTTGGCTTGATTCATTATTTGTGTTGGGCATGAAATTCTAATCCTCTGGCTGTTCCCATTATAAGCTTTTTTGCAAAATAAAGTCAACAGCAATATTCACTATTGTGCTACTTAATTAATTGCCCAAAGTGCCCACTGGCCCAATTGCTGTGTTTTGGCTATAATAAAAGCATCAGGCGGTCTGGTACTAAATAACTAATTCCTCTCGGAGGTCATTTATGAGAATATTGAGTATTGTTATATGTTTTGTATTAGTGGGTTTGTTAGTTGGCTCTTGCGCGAGGCCCAAAGGTGATACGCCTGCAGAAAAAAGGGCATTCGTTCTTCAAATGAAAGACAATGCTCTAGCCAAGCTCTATGCACAAAAGCCATATGCAAGGGATGTTGTAAATAAATCCGCCGGATATGCAGTGTTTAGCAACTTCAATACCCAGCTATTAATTGTAGGATCCGGAAACGGTTACGGAGTGGCCGTGGACAACTCAAACGGCAATGAGATTTTTATGAGAATGGCTGAGGGAGCAGTTGGTCTTGGAGTCGCATTTAAGGATTTTGAAGAGGTTATTGTTTTTAATAATAAAGAGATCTTCTACAACTTTATAACTGAAGGCTGGAACTATTCAGCACAAGGTGATGCTGTGGCAAAATATGATGATGATGGTGGCGCTGCGACAGGTGAGGTGCCGCTCAATTCCGACGTTGTGGTTTTTCAAATGACAAAAGACGGCATAGCTCTAAGGGCTACAATCGGAGCATCAAAATTCTGGATCGACGATGATCTAAATAATCCTAACTAGTATGTAGAAGATGAAAGAAAGACTTGATGAAATAAATGATGTTATTTTTAGCTTTATTTATAGACTTCTTCCAAATATTGGAGAGGACAGTCTTTTATCAATATTAATCACAGCAGTCATTGCAACAGTGCTTGCAATTATCTTTTATATTTTGGTCAAAGTAGTGACCAAATTTATCGAAAAAAAGATAATATCTTTTCAATCACGAAGAGTAAAATCCCTTAGGCTTCAGAATCAGGAGATTCTTACAGGACAACAA
This genomic interval from Thermodesulfobacteriota bacterium contains the following:
- a CDS encoding sugar porter family MFS transporter; translated protein: MPNTNNESSQKMNSIVVFASIIAALAGLLAGYDTGIISGALEFIAKEFKLITIGKETVVSMVLVGGVIGALLNGVLADSLGRKRTVLLAAVLYIVGSVGSAVAPESYSLAISRLIVGLAIGGASASAPLYIAEISSAKYRGSLVTLFQLAITVGILAAYFVDSAFTASGNWRLMLGSSVIPAIVLLIGMFGLPYSPRWLIQRGRRDEAQDILIKIYSGDTNEAQKGLKEIEDVISIESKGSFADLIKYPVSVALTVAVGLFIIQQFVGINTVIYYAPIIFKDAGMESSQAAIWATVSVGIVNVLATFIAIWLIDKIGRKPLMYAGLIGMVLALTALGIAFITEGASSTSESTITVISVWIYIACFAFSFGPIPWLMMTEIFPLSIRGRAVSIASMTSWGCNLIVSFTFLTLLQAIGPSYTFWLYAFVGVIGFIFVWKLVPETKGRTLEEIEEKLLKTGK